A genomic window from Candidatus Nomurabacteria bacterium includes:
- a CDS encoding prepilin peptidase yields MSILLTVYLFVLGLILGSFINAWVWRLRQLLNDDGDPKKLSATKRKELSILHGRSMCPSCKHALAAKDLVPVFSWLLLKGKCRYCHAPISAQYPLVELITAVVFALSYIFWPISTAQYGWVLLAGWLVTLVFLLVLAIYDAKWYILPSKLIYLGIITYGASLLFYAVLSGVTSTLVNAIAAGVLYLAGFFALFYVSYIVQQHKTGAKAWLGFGDVRLAFLLGLIAGSPLNVFIAVFLASLVGLAVAIPGIVSKKLSVTSHIPFGPFLILGASLALFFGDSLSSWYSTVLLGL; encoded by the coding sequence ATGAGCATTTTGTTAACAGTCTATTTATTTGTACTTGGGCTTATATTGGGCAGCTTTATTAACGCATGGGTGTGGCGCTTGCGCCAACTGCTCAATGACGATGGCGACCCAAAAAAGCTCTCTGCCACAAAACGTAAAGAACTGTCTATACTGCATGGCCGTAGCATGTGCCCAAGTTGCAAGCACGCCCTTGCTGCCAAAGACTTAGTGCCGGTATTTAGCTGGTTACTTTTAAAAGGCAAGTGCCGCTACTGCCATGCGCCAATTAGTGCCCAGTATCCGCTTGTAGAGCTTATAACGGCAGTAGTATTTGCTTTGTCTTATATCTTTTGGCCCATTAGTACAGCGCAGTATGGCTGGGTACTGCTTGCTGGCTGGCTTGTTACCCTAGTATTTTTGCTCGTGCTGGCGATATACGATGCAAAATGGTACATTTTGCCATCTAAACTTATTTACCTAGGTATTATTACGTACGGCGCAAGTTTGCTGTTTTATGCAGTGCTTAGCGGTGTAACTAGCACACTGGTTAATGCAATTGCTGCAGGTGTGCTTTATTTAGCTGGTTTTTTTGCGCTTTTTTATGTGTCATATATTGTGCAACAACATAAAACCGGTGCAAAAGCGTGGCTTGGCTTTGGCGATGTACGCTTGGCGTTTTTACTTGGGCTTATAGCTGGGTCGCCCCTAAACGTTTTTATTGCAGTATTTTTAGCTAGCTTAGTAGGTTTGGCAGTAGCAATACCGGGGATCGTATCTAAAAAACTCAGTGTCACGTCGCACATACCGTTTGGCCCGTTTTTAATATTGGGCGCTAGTTTAGCCTTATTTTTTGGTGATAGTCTAAGCAGCTGGTACAGCACCGTACTTTTAGGCCTATAA
- a CDS encoding prepilin-type N-terminal cleavage/methylation domain-containing protein, whose translation MFKKENKGFTIIEVLIVLAIAGLIMLIVFLAVPALQRNSRNTSIRNDAQLLAGGVGDHRSSYNGTTPTVGAGTGTITLTGGGTSTVTLNGSTPVAPVTALPTTASAVPGTLYVATGRDCNFVTSARTVAIWFVTETSGSGEALQCIEG comes from the coding sequence ATGTTTAAAAAAGAAAATAAAGGGTTTACAATCATAGAAGTTTTGATTGTGCTGGCAATTGCTGGTTTAATAATGCTTATTGTATTCTTGGCAGTACCGGCACTTCAGAGAAACAGTAGGAATACATCAATAAGAAATGACGCACAATTACTCGCAGGTGGAGTAGGTGATCATCGATCCAGCTACAACGGCACAACGCCAACGGTAGGCGCTGGGACAGGTACGATTACACTTACCGGAGGCGGAACTTCAACCGTAACACTAAACGGATCAACACCGGTAGCGCCAGTCACTGCTTTGCCAACTACTGCCAGCGCAGTTCCTGGCACGCTGTACGTAGCCACTGGTAGAGATTGTAACTTTGTTACAAGCGCAAGAACTGTTGCCATATGGTTTGTCACAGAGACATCGGGCAGTGGCGAAGCACTTCAGTGTATTGAAGGCTAA
- a CDS encoding type II secretion system F family protein, with the protein MLQMLEITSKSVNNVYIEDSIDHAISQVKGGKSLADSLEGDPNFLELVPNMLRIGEQSGQVESMLEKTAEYYEKEVDQQIKTINTIIEPVLMIVLGVVALIIVAAVLLPIYGLANQGLGA; encoded by the coding sequence CTGCTACAGATGCTAGAAATTACTAGTAAATCGGTAAATAATGTATACATAGAAGATTCTATAGACCACGCTATTAGCCAAGTAAAAGGTGGTAAAAGCCTAGCAGATTCACTCGAGGGCGACCCGAACTTCTTAGAATTAGTGCCAAATATGTTGCGTATTGGCGAACAATCTGGCCAGGTAGAATCTATGCTAGAAAAAACTGCCGAATATTACGAAAAAGAAGTAGATCAACAAATTAAGACCATCAACACCATCATAGAACCAGTACTTATGATTGTGCTGGGTGTCGTGGCGCTTATTATTGTTGCTGCGGTGCTATTGCCTATTTACGGCTTGGCTAATCAGGGGCTAGGCGCTTAA
- a CDS encoding type II secretion system F family protein, whose translation MFSTVFVSLVAAGEVSGTLDNSLERLAFQQEKDAEILGKIRGALVYPLVVVGVMLAVIGFMLVGVLPQVKVLYDSLPGAELPLITKVLLWMSNTLVTY comes from the coding sequence GTGTTTAGCACGGTGTTTGTGAGCCTTGTGGCAGCAGGTGAAGTGTCTGGTACGCTAGATAACTCGCTTGAACGGCTTGCTTTTCAGCAAGAAAAAGACGCCGAAATTCTTGGTAAAATACGTGGCGCACTCGTATACCCACTCGTAGTTGTAGGTGTTATGTTAGCGGTCATTGGTTTTATGCTTGTAGGTGTATTACCGCAAGTAAAAGTTTTATACGATAGCCTACCGGGTGCAGAACTACCACTCATTACTAAAGTGCTACTATGGATGTCTAACACACTTGTTACTTACTGA
- a CDS encoding type II secretion system F family protein, which produces MYIYRSQPANWPKVTSTVQADNERAAAKAIEGQGLAVVEIKVEKEGGFGKKVKAKDRILFARQLSTLISAGLPLAQSLRTVQRQTSSKPMKIVIAEVIGDVEAGKNFQTP; this is translated from the coding sequence ATTTACATTTACCGCTCGCAACCCGCAAACTGGCCAAAAGTTACCTCTACTGTTCAGGCAGATAACGAACGTGCCGCCGCCAAAGCCATAGAAGGCCAAGGCCTTGCAGTTGTAGAAATTAAAGTAGAAAAAGAAGGCGGCTTTGGCAAAAAAGTTAAAGCAAAAGATCGTATACTGTTTGCGCGCCAGTTAAGCACGCTTATTAGCGCTGGCTTACCACTGGCACAATCACTCCGTACCGTGCAGCGCCAAACTAGCAGCAAACCCATGAAGATTGTGATTGCAGAGGTTATTGGTGATGTAGAAGCTGGCAAAAACTTTCAGACGCCCTAG